One Chionomys nivalis chromosome 4, mChiNiv1.1, whole genome shotgun sequence genomic region harbors:
- the Tusc2 gene encoding tumor suppressor candidate 2 — translation MGASGSKARGLWPFASATGGGGPEAAGAEQSLVRSRARAVPPFVFTRRGSMFYDEDGDLAHEFYEETIVTKNGQKRAKLRRVHKNLIPQGIVKLDPPRIHVDFPVILYEV, via the exons ATGGGCGCCAGCGGCTCCAAAGCCCGGGGCCTCTGGCCCTTTGCCTCCGCTACGGGGGGCGGCGGCCCTGAGGCGGCAGGCGCTGAACAATCTTTGGTGCGGTCTCGAGCCCGAGCGGTGCCCCCCTTCGTATTCACGCGCCGTGG CTCCATGTTCTATGATGAAGACGGGGATCTGGCTCACGAGTTCTATGAGGAGACAATCGTCACCAAGAATGGGCAGAAGCGAGCCAAGCTGAGGCGGGTACATAAGAATCTGATTCCTCAG GGCATCGTGAAGCTGGATCCCCCCCGAATCCACGTGGATTTCCCCGTGATCCTCTATGAAGTGTGA
- the Hyal2 gene encoding hyaluronidase-2 produces the protein MRAGLGPIITLALVLEVAWAVELKPTVPPIFTGRPFVVAWNVPTQECAPRHKVPLDLRAFDVEASPNEGFVNQNITTFYYDRLGLYPRFDAAGMSVHGGVPQNGSLCAHLPMLKESVERYIHTQEPGGLAVIDWEEWRPVWVRNWQEKDVYRQSSRQLVASRHPDWPPDRIVKQAQYEFEFAARQFMLNTLRYVKAVRPQHLWGFYLFPDCYNHDYVQNWESYTGRCPDVEVARNDQLAWLWAESTALFPSVYLDETLASSTHSRNFVSFRVQEALRVAHTHHANHALPVYVFTRPTYTRGLTGLSQMDLISTIGESAALGSAGVIFWGDSVYASSMETCQYLKNYLTQWLVPYVVNVSWATQYCSWTQCHGHGRCVRRNPSASTFLHLSASSFRLVPGHTPNEPQLRPEGKLSDADLNYLQTHFRCQCYLGWGGEQCQRDNKREAGSARRAWAGSHLIALLALVAMALT, from the exons ATGCGGGCAGGACTGGGTCCCATCATCACACTGGCCCTGGTGCTGGAGGTAGCATGGGCCGTGGAACTTAAGCCCACAGTGCCACCCATCTTCACTGGCCGACCCTTTGTGGTTGCATGGAATGTGCCCACACAAGAATGTGCCCCGCGCCACAAAGTGCCCCTGGACCTCAGGGCCTTCGATGTGGAAGCCTCACCTAATGAGGGCTTTGTCAACCAGAACATCACCACCTTCTACTACGACCGTCTAGGCCTGTATCCACGCTTCGATGCAGCTGGGATGTCTGTGCACGGTGGTGTGCCTCAGAACGGTAGCCTGTGCGCACACCTGCCCATGCTGAAGGAATCTGTGGAGCGCTACATTCACACCCAGGAGCCTGGGGGGCTGGCGGTCATtgactgggaggaatggaggcCTGTATGGGTGCGAAACTGGCAGGAGAAGGATGTGTACCGGCAGTCTTCACGCCAGCTGGTGGCCAGTCGACACCCTGACTGGCCGCCAGACCGAATAGTAAAGCAGGCGCAGTATGAGTTTGAGTTTGCTGCTCGGCAGTTCATGTTGAATACACTACGCTATGTCAAGGCAGTCCGACCTCAGCACCTCTGGGGCTTCTACCTCTTTCCTGACTGCTATAATCATGATTATGTCCAGAACTGGGAGAGCTACACAGGCCGCTGTCCTGATGTGGAAGTGGCTCGCAACGACCAGCTGGCCTGGCTCTGGGCGGAGAGCACcgctctctttccctctgtgtaCCTGGATGAGACACTGGCTTCCTCCACACACAGCCGCAACTTTGTGAGTTTCCGTGTTCAGGAGGCCCTTCGTGTGGCTCACACCCACCACGCGAACCATGCCCTCCCAGTGTACGTCTTCACACGCCCCACATACACCCGAGGACTCACAGGACTGAGTCAG ATGGACCTCATCTCTACCATCGGTGAGAGTGCAGCCCTGGGCTCAGCTGGTGTCATTTTCTGGGGCGACTCAGTGTATGCGTCGAGTATG GAGACCTGCCAGTACCTCAAGAATTACCTGACACAGTGGCTGGTTCCCTACGTCGTCAATGTGTCCTGGGCCACCCAGTACTGCAGTTGGACCCAATGCCATGGCCATGGACGCTGTGTGCGCCGTAATCCCAGCGCCAGTACCTTCCTGCACCTCAGTGCCAGCAGCTTCCGGCTAGTGCCTGGCCATACACCTAATGAACCCCAGCTTCGACCCGAGGGGAAGCTCAGCGATGCTGACCTCAACTACCTGCAGACGCACTTTCGCTGCCAGTGCTACTTAGGCTGGGGTGGCGAGCAATGCCAAAGAGACAATAAGCGGGAAGCGGGAAGTGCCAGAAGAGCCTGGGCTGGGTCCCACCTCATCGCTCTGCTGGCTTTGGTAGCCATGGCCCTTACCTGA